In Bacteroidales bacterium, a single window of DNA contains:
- a CDS encoding GNAT family N-acetyltransferase — protein MHSFIIREAQKEDVPLILDFIKKLAEYERLSHEVVATEADLEKYLFGDERVAEVVIGYEGELPVGFALFFHNFSTFLGKPGIYLEDLFVLESHRGKGYGKLLLASLAARALERDCGRLEWAVLDWNTPSIEFYKSLGARMMDEWIVNRMTGDSLVKLASKY, from the coding sequence ATGCATTCATTTATCATCCGGGAAGCTCAAAAAGAAGATGTTCCGCTGATCCTCGATTTTATAAAGAAACTTGCTGAATATGAGCGACTATCCCATGAGGTGGTGGCCACTGAAGCGGACCTGGAGAAATATCTCTTCGGAGACGAAAGGGTTGCCGAAGTAGTGATCGGCTATGAAGGGGAGCTGCCGGTGGGTTTCGCTCTGTTCTTTCATAACTTCTCCACTTTCCTGGGTAAACCGGGGATCTACCTGGAGGATCTGTTTGTTCTGGAAAGCCACCGGGGAAAGGGGTATGGGAAGCTTCTGCTGGCCAGCCTGGCTGCCCGGGCCCTGGAGCGGGACTGCGGCAGGCTGGAATGGGCGGTACTGGACTGGAATACGCCCTCCATTGAGTTTTATAAGTCGCTTGGAGCCAGGATGATGGATGAGTGGATTGTGAACAGAATGACCGGTGATAGTCTGGTAAAACTTGCCAGTAAATATTGA
- a CDS encoding MBOAT family protein produces MLFNTIDFAIFLPLVVLLYYLIPSSLRWTLLLAASYYFYMSWKVEYIFLIIASTLVDYISGLRMGKLPDRRSRLPWLILSLCVNLGLLFSFKYFNFATENLNLLFQKVGLSREIPVMNLLLPVGISFYTFQTLSYSLDVYSGRQKAERHLGYFALYVSFFPQLVAGPIERHSRLAPQFRTRQILSYENLANGLRLILYGLFIKMVIADNVSGIVDQVYAHPENFTSPDILKGVLLYSFQIYSDFYGYSTIAIGSALLLGIRIMDNFKTPYLAKSIAEFWQRWHISLSTWFRDYLYYPLGGNRVSRQRWVLNILLVFLISGLWHGASWTFLIWGLLFGLLYLLERLVNRTLKLRKVHSAYSAGHLLLALKTWLLVTILWVFFRSQSFGGAMDMFRMLFHNNPADSRFLAVPASTWIFLLIFLASDMILYNRRFDRWVGGLPFMLRWLVYGVLLFGIIAFAGVEHFPFIYFQF; encoded by the coding sequence ATGCTGTTTAATACGATCGATTTTGCGATTTTTCTTCCCCTGGTAGTCCTTCTTTACTATCTGATTCCCTCTTCCCTCAGGTGGACACTTCTGCTGGCTGCCAGCTACTATTTTTATATGAGCTGGAAAGTGGAGTATATTTTTCTCATTATTGCCTCCACCCTGGTTGATTATATCAGCGGACTAAGAATGGGGAAGCTGCCCGACCGGAGATCCCGGCTACCCTGGTTGATTTTGAGCCTGTGTGTAAACCTGGGCCTGCTCTTCTCTTTTAAATATTTTAATTTCGCCACCGAAAATCTCAACCTCCTTTTTCAGAAGGTGGGTCTCTCCAGGGAGATACCCGTGATGAACCTGCTGCTTCCAGTGGGAATATCTTTTTACACCTTTCAGACACTGAGCTACTCCCTGGATGTCTATTCCGGGCGACAGAAAGCCGAAAGGCACCTGGGTTATTTTGCTCTCTATGTCTCCTTTTTTCCCCAGCTGGTGGCCGGCCCCATCGAGCGTCACTCCAGACTGGCACCCCAGTTCCGGACCAGGCAGATCCTGAGCTATGAGAACCTGGCCAATGGACTGAGGCTGATTCTCTATGGACTCTTTATCAAGATGGTGATTGCGGACAATGTTTCAGGAATTGTGGACCAGGTCTATGCCCATCCGGAGAATTTTACTTCCCCGGATATCCTGAAGGGCGTTCTGCTTTACTCTTTTCAGATCTACAGCGACTTCTACGGCTATTCCACCATAGCCATTGGAAGTGCACTGCTCCTGGGAATCCGGATCATGGATAACTTTAAAACCCCGTACCTGGCAAAAAGTATTGCAGAGTTCTGGCAACGCTGGCACATTTCCCTTTCGACCTGGTTCAGGGATTATCTCTATTACCCTCTGGGCGGGAACCGGGTTTCCAGGCAGAGATGGGTGCTGAATATCCTTTTGGTGTTCTTAATCAGCGGGCTCTGGCACGGGGCCAGCTGGACCTTTCTGATCTGGGGGCTCTTATTCGGACTGCTCTATCTGCTGGAAAGGCTGGTGAACAGGACCCTGAAACTCCGGAAAGTGCATTCAGCTTACTCAGCCGGGCATCTGCTGCTGGCTCTGAAGACCTGGCTGCTGGTCACCATCCTCTGGGTGTTTTTCCGGAGTCAGAGTTTCGGGGGGGCCATGGACATGTTCAGGATGCTTTTTCACAACAATCCTGCGGATTCGCGCTTCCTGGCTGTTCCGGCAAGTACCTGGATCTTTCTCCTGATCTTTCTGGCCAGCGATATGATTCTTTATAACAGGCGATTCGACCGCTGGGTGGGCGGATTGCCCTTTATGCTCAGATGGCTGGTATACGGAGTGCTGCTTTTCGGTATTATTGCATTTGCGGGGGTGGAGCATTTTCCCTTTATCTATTTTCAGTTTTAG